The Rickettsiales bacterium nucleotide sequence TACTAACCCTGAAAAAGATGGTTTTTCAAGGTATTAAAAGATTTTATTTCCTTTCAAGAAATCTTGGATTGGCATTTTTTTCTTGCCCTCTTTTTGAATGATTTTTGGGATTATAAAACCATCAGCACATTTTATTTTAAGAATATTATTTTGAATAAAAAAATCAGCGGATTTTTCTTTTTGTTCGTTGCTTTCAAAAAGCTGAAAATCTGACTCAAAAACCTTATATTTAACGCTATTATGAATAAAATAAGCGGCAGGGTAGGGGGATAAGCCCCTGATTTGATTATATATTTCTATACAAGGCTTAGAAAAATCTAAAATTTCTTCATTAGCTAGGATTTTCTTTGCATAAACCAAGCCTTCATCGCTCTGAATGCGAGCATTTTTGTTGTAAAGCTCAATATTATCAAGCACTTCAATAAGTAAATCTGCCCCTTTATCAGCAAGTAAATTGTGCATATAGCCAGCATTTGCGATGCTGGGAACTTCTATAATTTTCTCTTGCAAAATATCTCCAGAATCAAGACCTTCTGCCATTTTCATAATGCAAACACTAGTTTCGCTATCGCCAGCCATTATTGCACGCTGGATTGGTGCAGCACCACGCCATCTGGGCAGCTTTGAGGGGTGAATATTT carries:
- the fmt gene encoding methionyl-tRNA formyltransferase; this encodes MKIIFMGSPDFAIPALEKIYNSNNHQIIAVYTQPPKPAARGLEVHKSKIHKKAEEFQIPVFTPKTLKDENEQKIFASQNADCAVVAAYGLLLPKPILDAPKWGCINIHPSKLPRWRGAAPIQRAIMAGDSETSVCIMKMAEGLDSGDILQEKIIEVPSIANAGYMHNLLADKGADLLIEVLDNIELYNKNARIQSDEGLVYAKKILANEEILDFSKPCIEIYNQIRGLSPYPAAYFIHNSVKYKVFESDFQLFESNEQKEKSADFFIQNNILKIKCADGFIIPKIIQKEGKKKMPIQDFLKGNKIF